One Antarctobacter heliothermus DNA segment encodes these proteins:
- the pdeM gene encoding ligase-associated DNA damage response endonuclease PdeM, translated as MNTHTFTFHGASLIALPSGALHWPETGLLVVSDLHLGKSARLSAVGGAQLPPYETRETLQRLDGDLAATGATRVICLGDSFDAPGIDAHLPEDDLLWIARLQAGRDWTWIAGNHDPAPVTLDGAHRAEHRDGPLTFRHIATPDGTAEISGHYHPKARLAARGRSLTRPCFLLDANRLILPAYGAFTGGLYCDSPVLCALMDPGAQAILTGPRPVAIPMPRRATTGRNPRQT; from the coding sequence ATGAACACCCACACCTTCACCTTCCACGGCGCATCCCTCATCGCCCTGCCTTCGGGGGCGTTGCATTGGCCAGAAACCGGCCTTCTGGTGGTGTCAGACCTGCATCTGGGGAAATCCGCACGACTGTCGGCGGTGGGTGGCGCGCAACTGCCGCCCTATGAAACGCGCGAGACCCTGCAACGGCTGGACGGGGATCTGGCCGCCACCGGGGCAACCCGCGTGATTTGCCTTGGCGACAGCTTTGATGCGCCGGGCATCGACGCCCATCTGCCAGAGGACGATCTGCTCTGGATCGCGCGACTACAGGCGGGGCGCGACTGGACATGGATCGCGGGCAACCATGACCCCGCGCCCGTCACGTTGGATGGTGCACACCGGGCCGAACATCGCGACGGCCCGCTGACCTTTCGCCACATCGCCACGCCGGACGGCACCGCCGAAATCTCGGGCCACTACCACCCCAAGGCGCGCCTTGCCGCGCGTGGGCGCAGCTTGACCCGGCCCTGTTTCCTGCTGGACGCGAACCGCCTGATCCTGCCCGCCTATGGCGCGTTCACGGGCGGGCTGTACTGCGACAGCCCGGTGCTCTGCGCGCTTATGGACCCCGGCGCGCAGGCCATCCTGACCGGCCCGCGCCCCGTCGCCATTCCGATGCCTCGCAGGGCTACGACCGGCCGCAATCCGCGTCAAACCTAG
- a CDS encoding PaaI family thioesterase codes for MPLRQCKSRLHTTRKMGNAGRMTDMETRIRDSFDRQGMLVTLGATLLHVAPGAVEIAVPIGPQVSQQQGLAHGGLAFTIGDSAAGYSALTLLDADSEVVTSEMAIHYLAPGSGQRLIARGSVIKPGKRMLVTQADVYAEDQGKERHIARLTGTMVRVPAQRP; via the coding sequence ATGCCACTACGTCAATGCAAGAGCCGCTTGCATACGACCCGCAAGATGGGCAACGCTGGGCGCATGACCGATATGGAAACCCGCATCAGGGACAGCTTTGACCGGCAGGGGATGCTTGTCACCCTCGGCGCAACACTGCTGCACGTCGCCCCCGGCGCGGTTGAGATCGCCGTACCGATCGGGCCGCAGGTGTCCCAACAACAGGGCCTTGCCCACGGCGGGCTGGCCTTTACCATCGGCGACAGCGCAGCGGGCTATTCCGCCCTGACCCTGCTGGATGCCGACAGCGAGGTTGTCACCTCGGAAATGGCGATCCACTACCTTGCGCCGGGCAGCGGCCAGCGCCTGATCGCGCGCGGGTCAGTCATCAAACCGGGCAAGCGGATGCTGGTCACACAGGCCGATGTCTACGCCGAGGATCAGGGCAAGGAACGCCACATCGCCCGGCTGACCGGGACGATGGTCCGCGTTCCCGCCCAACGCCCCTAG
- a CDS encoding NAD-dependent epimerase/dehydratase family protein, protein MRILFTGGSGKAGRHVVAYLLEQGHRVLNVDRVPLDLPGVDNRIADITDAGQMYDVMSSLAGLDELEPGTGVPTFDAVVHFAAVPRILITTDNECYRVNTMGTYNVIDAAVKFGVKKVIFASSETTYAVCFADGERKPDYLPIDEEHPTVPEDSYAMSKVCNEVTARSFQARTGFDIYGLRINNVIEPHEYAQNFPAYMDDPDLRRRNIFAYIDARDLGQMVECCLQTDGLGYEVFNVSNDDHSVALSSAELIERYYQGVPVKGEIGETETFFSNAKAKRMLGYQPQHSWRDVLG, encoded by the coding sequence ATGCGTATTCTGTTTACCGGGGGCTCGGGCAAGGCGGGGCGGCATGTGGTGGCCTATCTGCTGGAGCAGGGGCACCGGGTGCTGAACGTGGACCGGGTGCCGCTGGATCTGCCGGGCGTCGACAACCGCATCGCGGATATCACCGACGCGGGCCAGATGTATGATGTGATGAGCAGCCTAGCGGGTCTTGATGAGTTGGAGCCGGGCACAGGCGTGCCGACATTCGACGCGGTTGTGCATTTCGCCGCCGTGCCGCGCATCCTGATCACCACGGACAATGAATGTTATCGGGTGAACACGATGGGCACCTATAACGTGATCGACGCGGCGGTGAAATTTGGCGTGAAGAAGGTGATCTTTGCCTCGTCCGAGACGACCTATGCCGTCTGTTTCGCGGATGGTGAGCGCAAGCCGGACTATCTGCCGATTGACGAGGAGCACCCGACGGTGCCCGAGGACAGCTATGCCATGTCCAAGGTCTGTAACGAGGTGACGGCGCGGTCTTTTCAGGCGCGGACGGGGTTCGATATCTACGGGCTGCGGATCAACAACGTGATCGAGCCGCATGAATACGCTCAGAACTTTCCGGCCTATATGGATGATCCGGACCTGCGGAGGCGCAATATCTTTGCCTATATCGACGCGCGCGATCTGGGGCAGATGGTGGAGTGTTGCCTGCAGACAGACGGGTTGGGCTATGAGGTGTTCAACGTCTCGAACGACGATCATTCGGTGGCGTTGAGTTCTGCCGAGCTGATCGAGCGGTATTATCAGGGCGTCCCGGTGAAGGGCGAGATTGGCGAGACCGAGACGTTCTTTTCCAATGCCAAGGCCAAGCGGATGCTGGGCTATCAACCACAGCATAGCTGGCGCGACGTGCTGGGCTAG
- a CDS encoding DUF1097 domain-containing protein gives MNIITALAISIGALAAVATYLCLGTTFGLQVWALFIGWGSFYHSGGGTDGLTKSAINHVWGVAVAAVTLFVVGTVGGTTVVTSIIIGISVVVLVLGAHSTMLNTIPAGVYGYASTAAFSLLSGVAIGDVAAMGNAASIVLISLILGNIFGFVSEKIAGAMSTKTA, from the coding sequence ATGAATATCATCACAGCACTCGCAATTTCTATCGGAGCTCTTGCCGCCGTAGCGACCTATCTTTGCCTTGGTACAACCTTTGGACTGCAAGTTTGGGCGCTCTTTATTGGCTGGGGCAGTTTCTATCACTCGGGTGGCGGAACGGATGGGTTGACGAAATCCGCTATCAACCATGTCTGGGGCGTTGCCGTCGCCGCAGTTACGCTGTTTGTTGTTGGAACAGTTGGAGGCACAACTGTTGTTACCTCAATCATTATTGGGATTTCTGTTGTTGTGCTGGTTCTTGGCGCACATTCGACCATGCTCAACACTATTCCTGCTGGCGTTTACGGCTATGCATCGACGGCGGCCTTTAGCCTCTTGTCCGGGGTTGCGATTGGCGATGTGGCCGCAATGGGAAATGCGGCCTCTATTGTTCTGATTTCGCTGATCCTTGGGAATATATTCGGCTTCGTATCGGAAAAAATTGCCGGTGCGATGTCGACCAAGACTGCCTGA
- a CDS encoding VOC family protein: protein MKMNYSVVGTNDMAAAKTFYDGLFAPLGVSGFSPTDRMTYWLVEDFAFATAIPFDEQPATHGNGTMVGFCVGDADDVKRFHALAIDLGGTCEGAPGQRGPRFSAYVRDLDGNKLCFSD from the coding sequence ATGAAGATGAACTATAGTGTTGTCGGCACCAACGACATGGCCGCTGCCAAGACATTCTATGACGGCCTGTTCGCGCCGTTGGGCGTCAGCGGTTTTTCCCCCACGGACAGAATGACCTACTGGCTGGTCGAGGATTTTGCGTTTGCCACGGCGATCCCATTTGACGAACAACCCGCGACCCACGGCAACGGAACGATGGTTGGCTTTTGTGTCGGAGACGCTGATGACGTGAAAAGGTTTCATGCGCTCGCCATTGATCTGGGCGGCACCTGTGAGGGCGCGCCGGGCCAGCGTGGGCCACGGTTTTCTGCCTATGTGCGGGATCTTGACGGCAACAAGCTGTGTTTTTCTGACTAA
- a CDS encoding helix-turn-helix transcriptional regulator, producing the protein MELLAVQLQQEAHCTISDLAAQFGVSARTIARDLSLMRDQGMLIDADRGRGGGVRLDSNWGVGRMNLSYSEAVDLLISIAVAERMNSPMFLANLGSVRRQLVASFSPEKRNRVNRLNSRILIGVTASTYVQASVASPPARVVQTLHRAFVDQERLDITYRREDGQTSRRSIDPHYLLLKYPVWYVVAFDHLRQEPRTFRCDRLLAATGTDTPFRLRPKAEFGASLVGDDLLV; encoded by the coding sequence ATGGAATTGCTGGCCGTTCAGCTACAGCAAGAGGCGCATTGCACGATCTCGGATCTGGCGGCGCAGTTCGGTGTCAGCGCCCGCACCATTGCACGCGATCTGTCGCTGATGCGGGATCAGGGCATGTTGATAGACGCTGATCGCGGGCGCGGCGGCGGCGTGCGGCTGGACAGCAACTGGGGCGTCGGTCGGATGAACCTGTCCTATTCAGAGGCGGTCGACCTGCTGATCAGCATCGCGGTGGCCGAGCGGATGAACTCTCCGATGTTTCTGGCGAACCTCGGATCGGTCAGGCGGCAGTTGGTTGCCTCATTTTCACCTGAGAAACGCAACCGGGTGAACCGGCTGAACTCCCGCATCCTGATCGGCGTCACCGCCTCGACCTACGTTCAGGCCAGCGTCGCATCGCCGCCCGCACGGGTTGTCCAGACGCTGCACCGCGCTTTTGTCGATCAAGAGAGGCTGGACATCACCTATCGGCGCGAGGATGGCCAGACATCCCGGCGCAGCATCGACCCGCATTATCTCTTGCTGAAGTACCCGGTTTGGTACGTCGTCGCGTTTGACCATCTGCGGCAAGAGCCACGCACGTTTCGCTGTGACAGACTCTTGGCGGCCACAGGCACGGACACCCCGTTTCGCCTGCGGCCCAAGGCCGAATTCGGCGCCTCCCTTGTTGGCGACGATCTGTTGGTCTGA
- the folD gene encoding bifunctional methylenetetrahydrofolate dehydrogenase/methenyltetrahydrofolate cyclohydrolase FolD — protein MSATIIDGKAFAATVREKVAVHVSRLKEQNGITPGLAVVLVGEDPASQVYVRSKGKMTVEVGMNSYEHKLDIDTSEADLLTLIDTLNKDPAVHGILVQLPLPKHLDEDLVINAIDPAKDVDGFHISNVGLLGTGQKSMVPCTPLGCLMMLRDHHGSLSGMDAVVIGRSNIVGKPMAQLLLGDSCTVTIAHSRTKDLPEVVRRADIVVAAVGRPEMVPGDWIKPGATVIDVGINRIDAPEKGEGKTRLVGDAHYESCAEVAGAITPVPGGVGPMTIACLLANTVTACCRANGLEEPEGLTA, from the coding sequence ATGAGTGCAACGATCATTGATGGCAAGGCCTTCGCAGCCACGGTCCGGGAAAAGGTGGCGGTACATGTGTCCCGCCTGAAGGAACAGAACGGCATCACGCCGGGGTTGGCCGTGGTGCTGGTCGGCGAGGATCCGGCCTCGCAGGTGTATGTCCGGTCCAAGGGCAAGATGACCGTTGAGGTCGGCATGAACTCTTATGAGCACAAGCTGGACATCGACACATCCGAGGCGGATCTGCTGACGCTGATCGACACGCTGAACAAGGACCCGGCGGTGCATGGCATTCTGGTGCAGTTGCCGCTGCCGAAGCATTTGGATGAGGATCTGGTGATCAATGCTATCGATCCCGCCAAAGATGTGGACGGCTTCCACATTTCCAACGTGGGTCTGTTGGGGACCGGGCAGAAGTCGATGGTGCCCTGCACGCCTCTGGGGTGCCTGATGATGCTGCGGGATCATCACGGGAGCCTGTCGGGCATGGATGCGGTGGTGATCGGGCGGTCCAACATCGTGGGCAAGCCGATGGCGCAGCTTTTGCTCGGCGATAGCTGTACCGTGACGATCGCTCATTCGCGGACAAAAGACCTGCCCGAAGTGGTGCGTCGTGCGGATATTGTGGTCGCTGCCGTGGGGCGGCCAGAGATGGTGCCGGGCGATTGGATCAAGCCGGGGGCGACGGTGATCGATGTGGGCATCAACCGCATTGATGCGCCCGAGAAAGGTGAGGGAAAGACCCGGCTGGTGGGGGATGCCCATTATGAAAGCTGCGCTGAGGTGGCCGGGGCGATCACACCTGTGCCGGGCGGAGTGGGGCCCATGACAATTGCCTGCCTTCTGGCCAATACGGTGACGGCCTGCTGTCGGGCCAATGGGTTGGAAGAGCCTGAAGGATTGACCGCCTGA
- a CDS encoding chorismate mutase, whose protein sequence is MARPAPETIKTMADLRVCIDEIDSAVVELLAERERYTDRAPDLKAREGIAARAPRRIEAVLDNVRGKALSQGLDPELAEAMWRIMIEAVIAREERVIGKEGIDG, encoded by the coding sequence ATGGCGCGTCCTGCCCCCGAAACCATCAAGACCATGGCGGACCTGCGGGTTTGCATCGACGAGATCGACAGCGCCGTAGTGGAGCTTTTGGCCGAGCGTGAGCGCTATACGGACCGCGCCCCGGATCTGAAGGCGCGTGAAGGTATCGCTGCGCGGGCCCCTAGGCGGATTGAGGCGGTGCTGGACAATGTGCGTGGCAAAGCCCTGTCGCAGGGGTTGGACCCGGAATTGGCCGAGGCCATGTGGCGGATCATGATCGAGGCTGTGATTGCACGCGAAGAGCGGGTGATCGGCAAAGAAGGAATAGATGGATGA
- a CDS encoding formate--tetrahydrofolate ligase, which translates to MAFKSDIEIAREANKKPIQEIGDRLGIPTEHLLPYGHDKAKISQPFIDSVQDRKDGKLILVTAINPTPAGEGKTTTTVGLGDGLNKIGKNAMICIREASLGPNFGMKGGAAGGGKAQVVPMEDMNLHFTGDFHAITSAHSLLSAMIDNHIYWGNECDIDLRRVAWRRVVDMNDRALRNVALSLGGVANGFPREGGFDITVASEVMAILCLAKNLKDLEQRLGDMIVAYRRDKSPVFCRDIKAEGAMTVLLKDAMQPNLVQTLENNPAFVHGGPFANIAHGCNSVIATSTALKLADYVVTEAGFGADLGAEKFMDIKCRKAGLRPDAVVIVATVRAMKMNGGVAKADLGAENVQAVKDGCPNLGRHIENMKKFGVPAVVGINHFVTDTDAEVQAVMDFCASLGVEAILNKHWEFGGEGITETAKKVVELCESGEADYHPLYGDDMSLADKIETVCKEIYRADSVVMDNKIRAQLKDWEDQGYGHLPVCLAKTQYSFTTDPTMRGAPTGFDIPVREVRISAGAGFIVVVCGEIMTMPGLPRTPAAESIHLNEDGLIEGLF; encoded by the coding sequence ATGGCATTCAAGTCCGACATCGAAATCGCCCGCGAGGCCAACAAGAAGCCGATTCAGGAAATCGGTGATCGCCTTGGCATCCCGACGGAACACCTGCTGCCGTATGGCCACGACAAGGCCAAGATCAGCCAGCCCTTCATCGACAGCGTGCAGGACCGCAAGGATGGCAAGCTGATCCTTGTGACCGCGATCAACCCGACACCGGCGGGCGAAGGCAAGACCACAACCACTGTGGGTCTGGGCGATGGTCTGAACAAGATCGGCAAAAACGCGATGATCTGCATTCGCGAAGCCTCGCTTGGACCGAACTTTGGCATGAAGGGCGGCGCTGCCGGCGGCGGTAAGGCGCAGGTCGTGCCGATGGAGGACATGAACCTCCACTTCACGGGCGACTTCCACGCCATCACATCGGCCCATTCTCTGCTGTCGGCGATGATCGACAACCACATCTATTGGGGCAACGAATGTGACATCGACCTGCGCCGCGTTGCGTGGCGCCGAGTGGTCGACATGAACGACCGCGCACTGCGCAATGTGGCGCTGTCGCTGGGTGGCGTGGCCAATGGCTTTCCGCGTGAAGGCGGGTTTGACATCACTGTGGCCTCCGAGGTCATGGCGATCCTCTGCCTTGCGAAAAACCTCAAGGATCTGGAACAGCGACTGGGCGACATGATCGTGGCCTATCGCCGCGACAAATCACCGGTCTTTTGTCGCGACATCAAGGCCGAAGGTGCAATGACCGTGTTGTTGAAGGACGCGATGCAGCCGAACCTTGTGCAGACGCTGGAAAACAACCCGGCCTTTGTGCATGGCGGTCCCTTCGCCAACATCGCGCATGGCTGCAACTCTGTCATCGCCACGTCGACTGCGCTGAAGCTGGCCGACTATGTGGTGACAGAGGCGGGCTTTGGCGCCGATCTGGGTGCCGAGAAGTTTATGGACATCAAGTGTCGCAAGGCCGGTTTGCGCCCCGATGCGGTGGTGATCGTGGCTACGGTGCGCGCGATGAAGATGAACGGCGGTGTGGCCAAGGCCGACCTTGGCGCGGAGAACGTACAGGCCGTCAAGGATGGTTGCCCGAACCTTGGCCGTCATATCGAGAACATGAAGAAGTTCGGCGTGCCGGCGGTGGTTGGGATCAACCACTTTGTCACTGACACCGACGCCGAGGTGCAGGCGGTCATGGATTTCTGCGCGTCTCTGGGCGTCGAGGCGATTCTGAACAAGCATTGGGAATTCGGAGGCGAGGGCATCACCGAGACCGCCAAAAAGGTGGTCGAACTATGTGAGTCCGGTGAGGCGGACTATCACCCGCTCTATGGCGATGACATGTCTCTGGCGGACAAGATCGAAACCGTCTGCAAGGAGATCTACCGCGCCGACAGTGTGGTGATGGACAACAAGATCCGCGCGCAACTGAAGGACTGGGAAGATCAGGGGTACGGTCATCTGCCGGTCTGTCTTGCCAAGACGCAGTATTCTTTCACCACCGATCCTACCATGCGCGGTGCGCCGACCGGCTTTGACATCCCGGTGCGCGAAGTGCGCATTTCCGCCGGGGCAGGGTTTATCGTTGTGGTCTGCGGTGAGATCATGACCATGCCGGGCCTGCCCCGCACACCTGCGGCGGAATCGATCCACCTGAACGAAGACGGCCTGATCGAAGGCTTGTTCTAA
- a CDS encoding MOSC domain-containing protein: protein MPALKPTDYTATVTWLGVVTNDDRAELLAEVLAAVDLTFEGVAGSVHGGATRESCSRVKSQYSPGTRIRNERQLSIISAEELSEIAAQMGLDRIDPARLGASMVLSGLPDFSFLPPSSRLQAPSGATLTVDMQNRPCQFPAKSIDKVAPGLGKGFKPAANGRRGITASVAREGRVALGDVLRLHIPDQRGWQPA from the coding sequence ATGCCTGCCTTGAAACCCACCGACTACACAGCCACCGTGACATGGCTTGGCGTCGTCACAAATGACGACCGCGCTGAACTGCTGGCCGAAGTGCTTGCGGCTGTGGATCTGACGTTTGAGGGGGTTGCCGGATCTGTCCACGGCGGCGCGACGCGGGAATCGTGTTCACGGGTTAAATCCCAATATTCGCCCGGCACCCGAATCCGCAATGAACGCCAGTTGAGCATCATCAGCGCCGAGGAACTGTCAGAGATCGCCGCCCAGATGGGTCTGGACAGGATTGATCCCGCGCGACTTGGCGCGTCCATGGTCCTTAGCGGGTTGCCGGATTTCAGTTTTCTACCGCCTTCGTCGCGGTTGCAGGCCCCGTCGGGTGCGACCTTGACGGTGGACATGCAGAACCGCCCCTGTCAGTTCCCGGCCAAGAGCATCGACAAAGTCGCGCCGGGCCTTGGCAAAGGTTTCAAACCTGCCGCGAATGGGCGCCGTGGCATCACCGCCTCAGTCGCGCGTGAGGGGCGCGTGGCCTTGGGCGACGTGCTGCGTCTGCACATCCCCGACCAACGTGGCTGGCAGCCCGCCTAA
- a CDS encoding methyltransferase domain-containing protein, translating into MSDAPQNDWDPGTYHRFRGYRLRPALDLLSRIGSLPKGDVIDLGCGAGDVAPDLHLRFCKTTRAKLIGVDKSPAMLQQARALALHDRLDAADIALWEPHDAPALIFSNASLHWSNDHRSLLPRLVSALAPGGTLAVQVPHQNNAPSHRLWRTLADELCPGRMSEVDLPSVLLPAQYIHLLEGLGEVNLWETEYFQKLPPSQDGHPVRRFTEATYARPILQAMSDRESERLIRAYDDLIPKAYPLSADGSALFPFRRLFFTVVRAGQGASAS; encoded by the coding sequence ATGAGCGATGCGCCGCAAAACGACTGGGACCCCGGGACCTATCATAGGTTCCGGGGTTATCGTTTGCGGCCCGCTCTGGATCTTCTGTCACGGATCGGCTCTCTTCCCAAAGGGGATGTGATTGATCTGGGCTGCGGCGCAGGCGACGTGGCGCCGGACCTGCATCTGCGATTTTGCAAGACTACCCGCGCAAAGCTGATCGGTGTCGACAAGTCACCCGCCATGTTGCAACAGGCGCGCGCTCTGGCGCTCCATGATCGACTGGATGCCGCAGACATTGCGTTATGGGAACCTCATGATGCGCCGGCGCTGATCTTTTCCAACGCCTCCTTGCATTGGTCGAATGACCACCGAAGCCTCTTGCCGCGCTTGGTCTCTGCTCTGGCACCGGGAGGGACGCTGGCGGTGCAAGTGCCACATCAGAACAATGCTCCGTCACATCGCCTGTGGCGAACGTTGGCCGATGAACTGTGTCCGGGCCGGATGTCCGAGGTGGACCTGCCGTCTGTCCTTTTGCCAGCCCAGTACATTCACCTACTCGAAGGCTTGGGGGAAGTGAACCTTTGGGAGACGGAGTATTTCCAGAAACTGCCGCCGTCGCAAGACGGCCATCCGGTACGTCGCTTTACCGAGGCGACGTATGCACGGCCTATTCTGCAAGCAATGTCGGACCGCGAAAGCGAACGGCTGATCCGGGCCTATGATGATCTGATCCCCAAGGCCTATCCTCTGTCGGCGGACGGAAGCGCACTGTTCCCCTTTCGCCGCCTGTTCTTTACCGTTGTCCGCGCAGGGCAAGGTGCATCTGCGTCATAG
- the ftsH gene encoding ATP-dependent zinc metalloprotease FtsH, with translation MGNARNIAFWVVLFLLILALFNLFSGGGTTLQSREVSYSDFVRAVESQNVSSATVDGEQVRYRTEDGQDYVTIKPQDAELTNLLLDNNVPMKAEAQEQSGFQSFLLSLLPFLLLIGVWIYFMNRMQGGGKGGAMGFGKSKAKLLTEKHGRVTFDDVAGIDEAKEELEEIVEFLRNPQKFSRLGGKIPKGALLVGPPGTGKTLLARAIAGEAGVPFFTISGSDFVEMFVGVGASRVRDMFEQAKKNAPCIVFIDEIDAVGRARGQGYGGGNDEREQTLNQLLVEMDGFEANEGVIIVAATNRRDVLDPALLRPGRFDRQVTVPNPDIKGREKILGVHARKTPLGPDVDLRIIARGTPGFSGADLANLVNEAALMAARIGRRFVTMEDFEQAKDKVMMGAERRSMVLTDEQKEKTAYHEAGHAVVGLALPQCDPVYKATIIPRGGALGMVVSLPEIDRLNWHRSECEEKMTMTMAGKAAEIIKYGEDNVSNGPAGDIQQASALARAMVLRWGMSDKIGNIDYAEAHEGYQGNTAGLSVSAHTKELIEEEVRRFIQDAYERAYQILTDRKDEWERLAQGLLEFETLTGDEIKRVMRGEDPHSGDDDGGAGAADDKPSLTAIPKTKPKSKPSGDGGLEPEPTA, from the coding sequence TTGGGTAACGCGAGAAACATCGCCTTCTGGGTCGTCCTCTTCCTGCTGATCCTGGCGCTCTTCAACCTGTTCTCGGGCGGCGGAACCACGCTGCAAAGCCGCGAAGTCAGTTATTCCGACTTTGTGCGCGCCGTTGAATCGCAGAACGTCAGTTCCGCGACGGTCGATGGCGAGCAGGTGCGCTATCGGACAGAAGACGGGCAGGACTATGTGACGATCAAACCGCAGGACGCGGAATTGACCAACCTGCTGCTGGACAACAACGTCCCGATGAAGGCCGAGGCGCAGGAGCAATCCGGCTTTCAATCGTTCCTTCTGTCACTGTTGCCTTTCCTGCTGCTGATCGGTGTCTGGATTTATTTCATGAACCGGATGCAGGGCGGCGGAAAAGGCGGCGCTATGGGCTTTGGCAAATCCAAGGCCAAGCTTTTGACCGAAAAGCATGGCCGCGTGACGTTTGACGACGTGGCGGGCATTGATGAGGCCAAGGAAGAGCTTGAGGAAATCGTTGAATTCCTGCGCAACCCGCAGAAATTCAGCCGTCTTGGTGGCAAGATCCCCAAGGGCGCATTGCTGGTCGGCCCTCCGGGCACCGGTAAAACGCTGCTGGCGCGGGCGATCGCGGGTGAGGCGGGTGTGCCGTTTTTCACCATCTCCGGGTCCGACTTTGTCGAAATGTTCGTTGGTGTGGGTGCCTCGCGTGTCCGTGACATGTTCGAGCAGGCGAAGAAAAACGCGCCCTGCATCGTCTTCATCGACGAGATCGACGCCGTGGGCCGCGCCCGTGGTCAAGGTTACGGCGGTGGCAACGACGAACGCGAACAGACGTTGAACCAGCTGCTGGTCGAGATGGACGGGTTCGAGGCCAACGAAGGTGTGATTATCGTCGCCGCGACCAACCGCCGCGACGTGTTGGATCCCGCGCTGCTGCGCCCCGGTCGTTTCGACCGTCAGGTGACGGTGCCGAATCCGGACATCAAGGGGCGCGAAAAGATCCTTGGCGTGCACGCCCGCAAGACGCCGCTTGGACCCGATGTGGACCTGCGCATCATCGCGCGCGGCACGCCGGGCTTTTCCGGTGCGGATCTTGCCAACCTTGTGAACGAGGCGGCGCTGATGGCAGCACGTATCGGGCGCCGGTTTGTCACGATGGAGGATTTTGAGCAGGCCAAAGACAAGGTCATGATGGGCGCTGAACGGCGCAGCATGGTCCTGACTGACGAGCAGAAAGAAAAGACCGCCTATCACGAGGCCGGTCACGCCGTTGTCGGTCTGGCTCTGCCGCAGTGTGATCCAGTCTACAAGGCGACCATCATCCCGCGCGGCGGCGCGTTGGGCATGGTGGTGAGCTTGCCGGAAATCGACCGTCTGAACTGGCACCGCTCTGAGTGTGAGGAAAAGATGACGATGACCATGGCGGGCAAGGCCGCCGAGATCATCAAGTATGGCGAAGACAATGTCTCAAACGGACCGGCAGGCGACATCCAGCAGGCCAGCGCGCTGGCGCGGGCCATGGTGCTGCGCTGGGGCATGTCGGACAAGATCGGCAATATCGATTACGCTGAAGCCCATGAGGGCTATCAGGGCAACACAGCCGGCCTGTCGGTTTCCGCACATACCAAGGAATTGATCGAGGAAGAGGTGCGCCGCTTTATTCAGGATGCTTATGAGCGCGCCTATCAGATCCTCACCGACCGCAAGGATGAATGGGAGCGGCTGGCGCAAGGCCTGCTTGAGTTTGAAACGCTGACCGGCGATGAGATCAAGCGCGTGATGCGTGGTGAGGACCCCCACTCGGGCGATGACGATGGCGGGGCGGGAGCTGCGGACGACAAACCGTCGCTGACCGCAATCCCCAAGACCAAGCCGAAGTCCAAGCCATCCGGTGATGGCGGGCTGGAACCTGAACCCACCGCATGA